A stretch of Syntrophus gentianae DNA encodes these proteins:
- the thiM gene encoding hydroxyethylthiazole kinase — translation MSITPENTWASVSAIRDQAPLIHNITNYVVMNSTANALLALGASPVMAHAQEEVEDMVNIASALVINIGTLSAPWVEAMGSAARKAAGRGIPLVLDPVGAGATAYRTQTVRKLMDTVSPTIIRGNASEILALATSEKGETKGVDATESSQNAIEAAHWLNERYGSTVCISGETDFIVGDQVVIGIGNGHPLMTRVTGLGCTASALCGAFAAVNSSFPLAAAQAMAVMGIAGEMAAEISPGPGSLQLHFLDFLYRLTKDDLARRLRISAGAG, via the coding sequence ATGTCGATCACCCCTGAAAATACCTGGGCCTCGGTTTCGGCGATCCGCGATCAGGCCCCGCTGATCCACAATATCACCAATTATGTCGTGATGAACAGCACCGCCAACGCCCTGCTGGCCCTCGGCGCCTCGCCCGTCATGGCCCATGCGCAGGAAGAGGTGGAGGATATGGTCAACATCGCCTCGGCCCTGGTGATCAACATCGGAACGCTCAGTGCGCCCTGGGTCGAGGCGATGGGCAGCGCGGCGAGAAAAGCCGCTGGACGGGGAATTCCCCTCGTGCTGGATCCGGTCGGGGCCGGCGCCACGGCATATCGAACTCAAACCGTCCGGAAACTCATGGATACGGTTTCGCCCACGATCATCCGGGGCAATGCCTCGGAAATTCTGGCATTGGCAACGAGCGAAAAGGGGGAGACCAAAGGCGTGGACGCTACGGAATCTTCCCAGAACGCTATTGAGGCCGCCCATTGGTTGAACGAACGCTATGGAAGCACGGTCTGCATCAGTGGGGAAACGGATTTCATTGTCGGGGACCAGGTCGTTATCGGAATCGGGAATGGCCATCCCCTGATGACCCGCGTGACCGGGCTCGGTTGTACCGCCTCCGCGCTGTGCGGGGCCTTCGCCGCCGTGAATTCGTCCTTTCCGCTGGCTGCGGCGCAGGCCATGGCGGTCATGGGCATCGCCGGGGAAATGGCGGCGGAAATCTCACCGGGTCCGGGGAGCCTGCAACTTCACTTTCTGGACTTTCTGTATCGGCTGACGAAGGACGACCTTGCCCGCCGTCTGCGGATTTCCGCAGGAGCAGGATGA
- a CDS encoding DsbC family protein yields MALLFLLFMGTGISAAGSPEEAFKKSFPQIPAEKISETALQGVYEVIVGNEIVYYAPGPDYLLLGQIVTKEGKNLTQERIREIIAAKAKDLPLDKAIKIGKGPQRVIEITDPDCPYCRQASAFFAGRTDVTRYIFYYPLPFHKDAEAKALYVLCAKDQGKAYEEAMTGKLDNMKFQPCKDAQAEETLKKHKEVAKRLGLTGTPFFLIGDSAVFGANIPQIENLLKSR; encoded by the coding sequence ATGGCGCTTTTATTTCTTCTTTTTATGGGGACGGGGATCTCTGCCGCAGGATCTCCCGAGGAAGCCTTCAAGAAAAGTTTCCCCCAGATTCCCGCCGAAAAGATTTCGGAAACGGCCCTACAGGGTGTTTACGAGGTGATTGTGGGCAATGAGATCGTCTACTACGCTCCCGGACCGGATTATCTCCTTCTCGGGCAAATCGTTACCAAAGAGGGTAAAAATCTGACCCAGGAGAGGATTCGGGAAATCATCGCGGCCAAGGCAAAAGACCTGCCCCTGGATAAGGCGATCAAGATCGGGAAGGGGCCGCAACGGGTCATTGAAATCACGGACCCGGACTGTCCATACTGCCGCCAGGCATCCGCCTTTTTTGCCGGCCGGACCGATGTGACCCGCTACATCTTTTACTATCCGCTGCCCTTCCACAAAGATGCCGAGGCGAAGGCGCTCTATGTCCTCTGCGCCAAAGATCAGGGGAAAGCTTACGAGGAAGCCATGACGGGTAAACTGGATAACATGAAATTCCAGCCTTGCAAGGATGCCCAGGCAGAGGAAACCCTGAAGAAACACAAGGAAGTTGCCAAACGGCTCGGCTTGACCGGGACACCTTTCTTTCTCATCGGGGATTCAGCTGTTTTCGGGGCCAATATCCCCCAGATTGAAAACCTGTTGAAATCCAGATAA
- a CDS encoding TlpA family protein disulfide reductase: protein MKNFRTLSFVSGLILLVLCLVSCSEPSDRREEGRNKSLPQIEGVEAPNFKLPDLEGRSFQLSQFRGNPVLLIFSTTWCAYCRSELPHLREINGRYSSKGLEVIQIFIQESPRKVASFSSQYRLPYRVLLDERGEVAEAYRVRGVPDLILLDRNGRVLCRRCPDLDASLKDLFEKPQQN, encoded by the coding sequence ATGAAAAATTTCCGCACGCTGAGTTTTGTTTCCGGGCTCATCCTTCTGGTTTTATGCCTGGTAAGCTGTTCAGAACCTTCCGACAGGAGAGAAGAAGGACGGAACAAAAGCCTCCCTCAGATTGAAGGCGTTGAAGCCCCGAATTTTAAACTCCCCGATCTGGAGGGGCGATCCTTCCAACTCAGCCAATTTCGAGGCAATCCCGTTCTGCTGATCTTCAGTACCACCTGGTGCGCCTATTGCCGTTCCGAACTGCCTCATCTGCGGGAAATCAACGGTCGCTACAGTTCCAAAGGCCTGGAGGTGATTCAAATCTTCATTCAGGAATCCCCCCGGAAGGTCGCCTCCTTTTCCAGTCAATATCGCCTGCCCTATCGTGTCCTGCTGGACGAGAGGGGAGAGGTCGCTGAAGCCTACCGTGTTCGCGGCGTTCCGGACTTGATCCTTCTGGATCGGAATGGCCGTGTCCTTTGCCGACGTTGCCCGGATCTCGATGCCTCCCTGAAGGACCTTTTCGAGAAGCCTCAGCAGAACTAG
- a CDS encoding cytochrome c biogenesis protein CcdA has product MESFLGGLNEYIASSYFTAYLAAYIGGLLVSFTPCIYPVMPVVIAYIGAQSARQSRVRSFLLSLAYVFGLSLTYAALGGATALTGQLFGKIQNSFLSSFLVANVCLLMGLAMLDVFSLTIRIPGFMARPEKGLWSSGIPGSIVIGATSGLLAGPCSAPVFSVLLAYVATRQNVFFGMSLLFVFALGMGTLLVAVGSFAGLLAGLPRSGVWMVRIKQGCGWLLLATGEYFLIKAGGSLV; this is encoded by the coding sequence ATGGAGTCTTTCCTGGGCGGTTTGAACGAGTACATTGCGAGTTCGTATTTCACAGCGTATCTTGCCGCCTACATCGGAGGACTTCTGGTCAGTTTCACCCCCTGCATCTATCCGGTCATGCCGGTTGTGATCGCCTATATCGGCGCCCAGAGCGCCCGGCAGTCCCGAGTCCGATCGTTTCTGCTTTCTCTGGCTTATGTCTTCGGGCTGTCCCTGACCTATGCGGCGCTCGGGGGGGCCACTGCCCTGACGGGGCAGTTGTTCGGCAAAATACAGAATAGTTTCCTGTCGTCCTTTCTGGTGGCCAATGTCTGTCTGCTCATGGGGCTGGCCATGCTGGATGTCTTTTCTCTTACCATCCGGATCCCCGGGTTCATGGCCAGGCCGGAGAAGGGCCTCTGGAGCAGCGGGATCCCCGGAAGCATCGTGATCGGCGCCACCTCCGGACTTCTGGCTGGCCCCTGTTCGGCCCCGGTATTTTCCGTACTGCTCGCCTATGTAGCCACTCGCCAGAACGTCTTTTTCGGCATGAGCCTCCTGTTTGTCTTTGCCTTGGGGATGGGGACGCTGCTCGTTGCTGTCGGCTCCTTTGCAGGACTGCTGGCCGGCCTTCCCAGGTCCGGTGTGTGGATGGTCCGGATCAAACAAGGTTGTGGCTGGCTCCTTTTGGCCACGGGGGAATATTTTCTGATCAAGGCCGGCGGTTCGCTGGTTTAA